Proteins from a genomic interval of Actinoalloteichus hymeniacidonis:
- a CDS encoding M23 family metallopeptidase, producing MTLRTRNPFVRSSRVGKSAVSAVLAGAFLLGGQPLLAGATETPAPASADGGVTAEQDAGAAMAPLYNDVAPTLQFHTLAGEAQAHSARVAEQAAAEAEANRPEFVKPAEGTFTSGYGARWGTNHFGIDIAGPIGTPVVSATDGTVINAGPATGFGQWVRVQAPDGTITTYGHVETFTASVGEQVKAGDQIATIGNRGQSTGPHLHFEVNVGGQKLDPQPWLAERGITVQ from the coding sequence TTGACGCTGCGTACCCGTAACCCGTTCGTTCGTTCCTCCAGGGTTGGTAAGTCGGCTGTGTCGGCGGTGTTGGCCGGTGCGTTCCTGCTGGGCGGTCAGCCGCTGTTGGCCGGTGCCACCGAGACCCCCGCCCCTGCGTCTGCTGATGGTGGGGTCACGGCCGAGCAGGACGCCGGTGCGGCGATGGCCCCGCTGTACAACGACGTCGCTCCGACGTTGCAGTTCCACACCCTCGCGGGTGAGGCGCAGGCCCATTCCGCCCGGGTCGCCGAGCAGGCGGCTGCGGAGGCGGAGGCCAACCGTCCGGAGTTCGTCAAGCCCGCCGAGGGCACCTTCACCTCCGGCTACGGCGCCCGGTGGGGCACCAACCACTTCGGTATCGACATCGCAGGCCCCATCGGCACCCCCGTGGTCTCGGCCACCGATGGCACGGTGATCAACGCCGGGCCGGCTACCGGCTTCGGCCAGTGGGTCCGCGTCCAGGCACCCGACGGCACCATCACCACCTACGGCCACGTCGAGACCTTCACCGCGAGTGTGGGTGAGCAGGTCAAGGCCGGGGATCAGATCGCCACGATCGGTAACCGTGGCCAGTCCACGGGGCCGCATCTGCACTTCGAGGTCAACGTCGGCGGCCAGAAGCTCGACCCCCAGCCGTGGCTGGCCGAGCGCGGCATCACCGTCCAGTAA
- a CDS encoding alpha-galactosidase — MPPPTSRKTTPEADQLIHLRAAGTSLVLFTDDGRLPSVLHWGADLGAAADEFLTELYLAARPSPAPNDLDEITVVGVDVLPEHASGWRGRPGLTGHREGQGWSPQFLRTALTVTTPAAGGGRVVAEGLDVQTGLAMLLEIELLPSGLVRQRATVTATADSLGESGAPYALDGLALVLPVPPVATELLDLAGRWGRERAPQRAPFIVGSHTRENRRGRTGADAPLILASGTDGFDFRSGEVWAVHTAWSGNHLAYAERLADGTSVLGGGELLASGEIRLAAGDSYESPWLYGSYGRGLDEIAARFHRHLRARQQHPKSPRPVVLNTWEAVYFDHDLDRLLALARHGAEVGVERYVLDDGWFRHRRHSRAGLGDWYVDEEVWPDGLTPLIDEVRELGMEFGLWVEPEMVNPDSDLARAHPEWILGVGERTPLLSRNQLVLDLDNPEVYGYLLERLDALLRENRIDYLKWDHNRDLIDAAHRPAGTPAVHRQTHALYRLLDELRARHPKVEIESCSSGGLRIDLGILEHTDRVWGSDVIDPLERQQIQRWTTQLLPLELIGSHVGAPRSHTTARTHALSFRAGTALFGSFGIEWDLTSASAEDRAELARWVALYKEVRPLLHSGVLVRDEQHDPAFAVHGIVAADQTEALFAFVQLDTPLTAIPGSIRLPGLDPDRCYDVRVQAPGERPSLRQPRTAPWIEHGVRLTGRILTEVGLRAPALHPEQLLLLRIEAVNE; from the coding sequence ATGCCCCCGCCCACCTCGAGGAAGACGACTCCGGAAGCCGATCAGCTCATCCATCTCCGTGCCGCCGGAACAAGCCTCGTTCTTTTCACCGACGACGGGCGGCTGCCCTCGGTCCTGCACTGGGGCGCCGACCTCGGCGCGGCCGCCGACGAATTCCTCACCGAGCTGTACCTCGCCGCGCGACCGAGCCCGGCGCCCAACGATCTCGACGAGATCACCGTGGTCGGTGTCGACGTGCTCCCGGAACACGCCTCGGGCTGGCGCGGCAGGCCGGGATTGACCGGACACCGCGAGGGGCAGGGTTGGTCGCCGCAATTCCTGCGGACCGCGCTCACCGTGACGACCCCGGCGGCGGGCGGCGGACGTGTCGTGGCCGAAGGACTGGACGTCCAGACCGGTCTGGCCATGCTGCTGGAGATCGAACTGCTGCCCAGCGGGCTCGTGCGGCAACGCGCGACCGTCACCGCGACCGCCGACTCGTTGGGCGAATCCGGCGCACCCTATGCACTCGACGGACTCGCCCTCGTGCTCCCGGTGCCACCGGTGGCCACCGAACTCCTCGATCTCGCCGGACGCTGGGGCCGGGAACGCGCTCCGCAACGCGCCCCCTTCATCGTCGGCTCGCACACCAGGGAGAACCGTCGAGGCCGCACCGGGGCCGATGCCCCGCTCATCCTCGCCTCGGGCACCGACGGGTTCGACTTCCGATCCGGTGAGGTCTGGGCGGTGCACACCGCCTGGAGCGGCAACCACCTCGCCTACGCCGAACGACTGGCCGACGGCACCTCGGTGCTCGGCGGCGGCGAACTGCTGGCATCCGGGGAGATCCGCCTCGCGGCGGGGGACTCCTACGAGAGCCCATGGTTGTACGGCTCCTACGGCCGGGGGCTCGATGAGATCGCGGCCCGCTTCCACCGGCACCTGCGCGCACGCCAGCAGCACCCGAAAAGCCCGAGGCCGGTGGTGTTGAACACCTGGGAGGCCGTTTACTTCGACCACGACCTCGATCGGCTCCTCGCGCTGGCAAGGCACGGCGCCGAGGTGGGAGTCGAACGCTATGTGCTGGACGACGGTTGGTTCCGGCATCGGCGGCATTCCCGCGCGGGCCTGGGGGACTGGTATGTCGACGAGGAGGTCTGGCCCGACGGGTTGACCCCGTTGATCGACGAGGTTCGCGAGCTGGGCATGGAATTCGGGCTCTGGGTCGAGCCGGAGATGGTCAACCCCGATTCCGACCTCGCCAGGGCCCACCCCGAATGGATCCTGGGCGTCGGCGAGCGGACGCCGCTGCTGTCCAGGAATCAGCTGGTTCTGGACCTCGACAACCCCGAGGTATACGGCTATCTGCTCGAACGCCTCGACGCGTTGCTGCGGGAGAACCGCATCGACTACCTCAAGTGGGACCACAACCGGGATCTGATCGACGCCGCCCATCGGCCAGCAGGCACCCCGGCGGTGCATCGACAGACCCATGCCCTCTACCGGCTACTGGACGAACTGCGTGCCCGCCACCCGAAGGTGGAGATCGAGTCCTGTTCCTCGGGTGGGCTGCGTATCGACCTGGGAATCCTGGAACACACCGACCGGGTGTGGGGCAGCGACGTCATCGACCCCCTGGAACGCCAGCAGATTCAACGCTGGACCACCCAGTTGCTCCCGCTGGAGCTGATCGGTTCCCATGTCGGTGCACCGCGATCGCACACCACCGCCCGCACCCATGCGTTGTCCTTCCGGGCGGGTACCGCGCTGTTCGGCTCCTTCGGTATCGAATGGGACCTGACATCGGCGTCCGCCGAGGACCGGGCCGAACTGGCTCGGTGGGTGGCGTTGTACAAGGAGGTTCGCCCGCTTCTGCACAGCGGAGTCCTGGTGCGGGACGAACAGCATGACCCGGCCTTCGCGGTGCATGGCATCGTCGCCGCCGACCAGACCGAGGCGCTGTTCGCCTTCGTTCAGCTGGACACCCCGCTGACCGCGATCCCCGGTTCGATCCGCCTGCCCGGGCTGGACCCGGACCGGTGCTACGACGTGCGGGTGCAGGCTCCCGGCGAGAGGCCGTCGCTCCGGCAGCCCCGAACCGCGCCATGGATCGAGCACGGGGTGCGACTCACCGGCCGGATCTTGACGGAGGTCGGCCTCCGAGCTCCCGCGCTGCATCCGGAACAGCTGTTGTTGCTGCGAATCGAGGCCGTGAACGAGTGA
- a CDS encoding ankyrin repeat domain-containing protein: protein MTDSADPRATTAPLRSRIGDAAASGDATTLAALLAEPGAAEVLAETSGTTPLYSAAVNNHEAAVRLLLEAGAVPDVESNGGPDEGTPLCAAASWGHLPVVRLLLEHGADPNLSEGTHPDADVDAAGMAPLDWAAIGGHEGVMAALLAAGARQPAI from the coding sequence ATGACGGACTCAGCGGACCCGCGTGCCACGACCGCCCCGCTGCGTAGCCGCATCGGCGACGCAGCTGCCAGCGGGGACGCGACCACCCTTGCCGCCTTACTCGCCGAGCCCGGTGCGGCCGAGGTTCTCGCCGAGACATCGGGCACCACACCGCTGTATTCCGCTGCGGTCAACAACCACGAGGCGGCCGTCCGGTTGCTCTTGGAGGCCGGAGCCGTCCCCGACGTGGAGAGCAACGGCGGCCCCGACGAGGGCACCCCGTTGTGTGCGGCGGCCTCCTGGGGACACCTGCCGGTGGTGCGGCTGCTACTGGAGCACGGCGCGGACCCGAATCTCAGCGAGGGAACCCATCCCGACGCCGACGTCGACGCCGCGGGCATGGCGCCCTTGGACTGGGCCGCCATCGGCGGCCACGAGGGTGTGATGGCCGCTCTGCTGGCCGCTGGCGCCCGCCAACCGGCGATCTGA
- a CDS encoding SAM-dependent methyltransferase gives MDRQLISNLAHADHPISAPVSDVNVRTLLDRAICGSSDRLLDLGCGQAEWSVRALSAHGGATAIGVDRSALALNSAGAAARRVGVADRLRLVEGDITEYRSEDKADVVLCVGAEYAFGGLLPTLTAAAGHLTDDGVLLLGVSIWEREPDAATLEVFGVPADEYADLATTVERIVEAGWTPTYGHVSTRSEWDDYEWNWTGSLARWALDNRDHPDAATALAVSADHRDGWLRGYRGVAGFVVFVLRRTSVSPVQG, from the coding sequence ATGGATCGTCAGTTGATCTCCAACCTCGCCCACGCGGACCATCCGATCTCCGCACCCGTCAGCGATGTCAATGTCCGAACCCTGCTCGACCGGGCGATCTGCGGGTCCTCCGATCGGTTGCTGGACCTGGGCTGCGGACAGGCCGAATGGTCGGTACGGGCACTGAGCGCGCACGGTGGTGCCACCGCTATCGGTGTCGACCGGTCCGCACTCGCGCTGAACAGCGCGGGCGCCGCCGCGCGCCGCGTCGGTGTCGCCGATCGTCTGCGGCTGGTCGAGGGCGACATCACGGAGTACCGGTCCGAGGACAAGGCGGACGTGGTGTTGTGCGTCGGGGCCGAGTATGCGTTCGGTGGGCTGTTGCCGACCTTGACGGCTGCGGCAGGTCATCTCACCGACGACGGCGTGCTGCTGCTCGGCGTGAGTATCTGGGAGCGCGAACCCGACGCCGCGACGCTGGAGGTGTTCGGCGTTCCCGCCGACGAGTACGCCGACCTCGCAACCACCGTCGAGCGGATCGTCGAAGCCGGCTGGACCCCGACCTACGGACACGTCAGCACTCGCAGCGAGTGGGACGACTACGAGTGGAACTGGACGGGAAGTCTCGCCCGCTGGGCATTGGACAATCGGGACCATCCCGACGCCGCGACCGCGCTCGCCGTGTCCGCCGACCACCGTGACGGCTGGCTGCGGGGTTACCGAGGAGTGGCCGGATTCGTGGTGTTCGTGCTGCGCCGCACCTCGGTGTCGCCTGTCCAGGGCTGA
- a CDS encoding alpha/beta fold hydrolase, translating to MNTVTSHDGTSIAVDRSGQGPAVILVGGAFNTRSSAAPLAELLAPRFTVFTYDRRGRGDSGDTAPYAVAREIEDLDAVIQLAGGSALVYGHSSGAALALDAAAAGSSISRLALYEPPFVVTDGPREGSTEYTTRLGELVSAGHRAEAVALFLSSTGLSAEAITRMRATPVWTDLEELAHTLLYDNAVMGDGSLPTDRAAAVAVSTLVLAGGASPAWARESAQALAEAVPSARQRTLENQTHDAEPAALATVLTEFFAG from the coding sequence ATGAACACAGTGACATCGCACGACGGCACGAGTATCGCCGTCGACCGCTCGGGACAAGGGCCTGCGGTGATCCTGGTAGGCGGGGCGTTCAACACCAGGTCCTCGGCGGCGCCGCTGGCCGAACTGCTGGCCCCGCGTTTCACCGTGTTCACCTATGACCGCCGAGGCCGGGGCGACAGCGGCGACACGGCGCCCTACGCCGTGGCGAGGGAGATCGAGGACCTGGACGCGGTGATCCAGCTCGCGGGAGGCTCGGCGCTGGTCTACGGACACTCCTCCGGGGCGGCCTTGGCGCTGGATGCGGCTGCGGCGGGCTCGTCGATCAGCAGACTGGCGCTGTACGAGCCACCGTTCGTCGTGACCGACGGACCCCGCGAGGGCTCCACCGAATACACCACCCGCCTCGGTGAACTGGTCTCCGCCGGGCATCGAGCCGAGGCTGTCGCACTGTTCCTGTCCTCGACGGGCCTGTCGGCCGAGGCCATCACCCGGATGCGGGCCACCCCGGTGTGGACCGATCTGGAGGAACTGGCGCACACCCTGCTGTACGACAACGCGGTGATGGGCGACGGTTCGTTGCCCACCGACCGCGCCGCCGCCGTGGCGGTGTCCACCCTCGTGCTCGCGGGTGGGGCGAGTCCGGCGTGGGCGAGGGAATCCGCCCAGGCCCTGGCCGAGGCGGTCCCCAGCGCGCGCCAGCGGACCCTGGAGAACCAGACCCACGACGCCGAGCCCGCAGCCCTGGCCACGGTCCTCACGGAGTTCTTCGCGGGCTGA
- a CDS encoding phosphoribosyltransferase, with protein sequence MAAVSEVFLDRPAAGRLLAARLRGRDWHDPVVLGLARGGVPVAAQVAWELDATLDVLVSRKISLPGNPEFGVGAVTADGPPYYAEQTLDTFGIDARDLSQACAGEREEARRRVLRYQGDRAPTPLRGRDVLVVDDGLATGVTATAALRAVRRDEPRLLVFAAPTCASDAAATLSREADEVECLSLPADFVAVGQWYRDFPQTSDDEVVALLTAARE encoded by the coding sequence ATGGCTGCCGTGTCCGAGGTCTTCCTGGATCGTCCGGCGGCGGGTCGGTTGCTGGCGGCCCGCCTTCGGGGACGTGACTGGCACGACCCCGTCGTGTTGGGGCTGGCACGCGGCGGCGTGCCGGTCGCCGCGCAGGTCGCGTGGGAGCTGGATGCGACGTTGGACGTGCTGGTGTCGAGGAAGATCAGCCTGCCGGGTAATCCCGAGTTCGGGGTCGGGGCGGTGACGGCCGACGGCCCGCCGTACTACGCCGAGCAGACACTCGACACGTTCGGGATCGACGCACGCGACCTGAGCCAGGCGTGCGCCGGTGAGCGCGAAGAGGCCCGGCGCCGGGTGCTCCGCTATCAGGGCGATCGGGCGCCGACACCGCTGCGAGGACGAGACGTGCTGGTCGTGGACGACGGTCTGGCCACCGGCGTCACGGCGACCGCCGCGCTGCGTGCGGTGCGACGGGACGAGCCACGTCTGTTGGTCTTCGCGGCTCCGACGTGCGCATCCGACGCGGCAGCCACCCTGTCCCGGGAGGCCGACGAGGTGGAATGCCTGTCGCTTCCCGCCGACTTCGTCGCGGTGGGTCAGTGGTATCGCGACTTCCCACAGACCTCCGACGACGAGGTGGTCGCGCTGCTCACGGCCGCTAGGGAATAG
- a CDS encoding DMT family transporter, with amino-acid sequence MRARGFTQTRAGIVGQFVLLALAWGSSFLFIKLGLRELSATQVVWARLVVGALALGLLVLVTRSRLPRDIRVWGHLTVVALLLCVMPFTLFAWAQQHISSGLASILNATTPLITMPLAAVALAGERLSRHRVVGLTLGFLGVLTIVGPWHGLGTDNSLVAQSACIGATVCYGLAFTYLRRFVTGRGVAAAPLAFVQVLIGAVLMVVTTPWLAGTPIEGLSGVTILSMLVLGAFGTGMAYVWNNNIIAAWGAANAAAVTYLSPVVGVVLGTVLLGEPLTWNQPLGGLLVILGIMAAHGQLAALVPAGVRDLQSPARRGGSNER; translated from the coding sequence ATGAGAGCACGAGGGTTCACCCAGACCCGGGCGGGCATCGTCGGACAGTTCGTGCTGCTGGCCTTGGCATGGGGGTCGAGTTTTCTCTTCATCAAGCTCGGGTTGCGCGAGCTGTCGGCCACCCAGGTGGTCTGGGCACGTCTGGTGGTCGGCGCGCTGGCGCTCGGGCTTCTGGTCCTGGTAACCCGAAGCCGGCTCCCGCGAGATATTCGGGTCTGGGGTCATCTCACGGTCGTGGCCCTCTTGCTGTGTGTCATGCCATTCACGCTTTTCGCCTGGGCTCAACAGCACATCTCCTCGGGGCTGGCCAGCATTCTCAACGCCACCACCCCGTTGATCACCATGCCGCTGGCGGCCGTGGCACTGGCAGGCGAGCGCTTGAGCCGCCATCGTGTCGTCGGCTTGACGCTGGGCTTCTTGGGAGTCCTGACCATCGTCGGCCCCTGGCACGGGTTGGGAACGGACAACAGCCTGGTAGCCCAATCAGCGTGCATCGGCGCGACCGTCTGTTACGGCCTCGCCTTCACCTACCTGCGGCGATTCGTCACCGGGAGGGGCGTGGCCGCCGCGCCGTTGGCCTTCGTCCAAGTACTCATCGGTGCCGTTCTGATGGTGGTCACGACCCCGTGGCTGGCGGGCACCCCAATCGAAGGCCTCAGCGGCGTGACGATTCTGAGCATGCTCGTCCTGGGCGCATTCGGCACCGGCATGGCGTACGTGTGGAACAACAACATCATCGCCGCCTGGGGTGCCGCCAACGCCGCAGCCGTGACCTATCTGTCCCCGGTCGTCGGGGTGGTCCTGGGCACCGTGCTGCTCGGTGAGCCGCTCACCTGGAATCAACCGCTCGGAGGGCTGTTGGTCATCCTGGGAATCATGGCGGCACATGGCCAACTAGCGGCGTTGGTGCCTGCCGGTGTCCGAGACCTCCAGTCGCCCGCGAGACGAGGAGGATCGAACGAGCGATGA
- a CDS encoding RluA family pseudouridine synthase: protein MRRKLASPLPQRHGLDAARLWLPPEGSWATIRDHLVERLPRVDPARIDAMLVGQEIIGMDGPVKLDAPYRPDSFVWFHRDLPVEVPVPFEIRVLHRDEDLVVVDKPHFLATIPRGRHVVETALVRLRRELDLPELSPAHRLDRVTAGLVMFVVRRERRGVYQTMFRDRRVFKEYEAIAEADPALRVPRTVRSRIVKERGIINAQEVEGPPNSESVIELLAERSGLGRYRLLPKTGRTHQLRLHMSSLGVPILGDDFYPTLVETALDDFRRPLQLLAKVLEFTDPITGEPRRFESRSTLTAWTSYADWAGDDRSGSAGSSS from the coding sequence ATGAGACGCAAGCTCGCTTCGCCGCTCCCACAGCGCCATGGCCTGGACGCGGCCCGATTGTGGTTGCCGCCCGAAGGCTCGTGGGCGACGATCCGCGACCATCTCGTCGAACGACTGCCCAGGGTCGATCCCGCCCGAATCGACGCGATGCTCGTCGGGCAGGAGATCATCGGCATGGACGGACCGGTGAAGCTCGACGCGCCCTACCGGCCGGACTCCTTCGTCTGGTTCCACCGGGATCTGCCGGTCGAGGTGCCGGTGCCCTTCGAGATCCGGGTCCTACATCGGGATGAGGACCTCGTCGTCGTGGACAAGCCGCACTTCCTGGCCACGATCCCTCGGGGCAGGCATGTCGTGGAGACGGCGCTGGTCCGCTTGCGTCGAGAACTCGACCTACCCGAGCTCAGCCCGGCCCACCGATTGGACCGCGTGACGGCGGGGTTGGTCATGTTCGTCGTGCGGCGGGAGCGACGCGGCGTCTACCAGACGATGTTCCGCGACCGACGGGTGTTCAAGGAGTACGAGGCGATCGCCGAGGCGGACCCCGCACTCCGGGTGCCGCGCACCGTCCGCAGCCGGATCGTCAAGGAACGCGGGATCATCAACGCCCAGGAGGTCGAGGGGCCGCCCAACAGCGAGAGCGTGATCGAGCTGCTCGCCGAGCGATCGGGCCTCGGCCGGTATCGGCTGCTGCCCAAGACGGGGCGCACCCACCAACTGCGCTTGCACATGAGCAGTCTCGGGGTGCCCATTCTGGGCGACGACTTCTACCCGACATTGGTGGAGACCGCCCTGGACGACTTCCGCCGACCATTGCAACTCCTGGCGAAGGTCTTGGAGTTCACCGACCCGATCACCGGTGAGCCGAGACGTTTCGAGAGCCGGTCCACCCTGACCGCCTGGACGTCCTACGCCGACTGGGCGGGGGACGACCGGTCGGGGTCGGCCGGCTCGTCGAGTTGA
- a CDS encoding DUF3592 domain-containing protein — MIKIIRAAALIFLFGSLGYYVWYGLTDQADNEFGLSWVGPQMVAPIIALSLVPMVFAFTGQSVVAAFSWRNSSEFRDGSMGVGTVTSVRPTGMSINDQPEVRIDLDVEDAQGRVFSSHARMVVTVTELPMLRPGVVLPVRYLPHRPDKVEIDRSDDDSAAQDALNQLLIRKGITTQARLDIVKRGITAQAVVQAVSAKGEIREGNPRMNLTLSVTRPNGTTFGAEVDRFMPATAVARLQVGKVVQVHYLPGDESEVVVSTPMNA; from the coding sequence ATGATCAAGATTATTCGCGCAGCCGCACTGATTTTCCTCTTCGGATCCCTCGGCTACTACGTGTGGTACGGGTTGACCGATCAGGCGGACAACGAGTTCGGGCTGAGCTGGGTCGGACCGCAGATGGTGGCGCCGATCATCGCGCTGAGCCTGGTACCGATGGTGTTCGCCTTCACCGGCCAGAGCGTGGTCGCCGCCTTCTCCTGGCGAAACAGCTCCGAGTTCCGCGACGGATCGATGGGCGTCGGCACCGTGACCTCGGTCCGGCCGACCGGGATGTCGATCAACGATCAACCCGAGGTGCGCATCGACCTGGACGTCGAGGACGCGCAGGGACGCGTCTTCTCCTCGCACGCCAGGATGGTCGTCACCGTGACCGAGCTGCCGATGCTACGTCCCGGTGTCGTCCTGCCGGTCCGCTATCTGCCGCACCGCCCCGACAAGGTCGAGATCGACCGGTCCGACGACGACTCCGCCGCCCAGGACGCGCTGAACCAGTTGCTGATCCGCAAGGGCATCACCACCCAGGCCCGATTGGACATCGTCAAGCGGGGAATCACCGCGCAGGCCGTCGTGCAGGCGGTGTCGGCCAAGGGCGAGATCCGCGAAGGGAACCCGAGGATGAACCTCACTCTCTCCGTGACCAGGCCGAACGGCACCACCTTCGGCGCCGAGGTCGACCGGTTCATGCCCGCCACCGCTGTCGCCCGGCTGCAGGTCGGCAAGGTCGTCCAGGTGCACTACCTGCCGGGAGACGAAAGTGAGGTCGTCGTGTCCACGCCGATGAACGCCTGA
- a CDS encoding tetratricopeptide repeat protein, with protein MHSPTTPDDDLPEFHSRRVDHPTPSKDRPSQAAVAGPDPFGEKAVDPARYQRIADLLARGAELAGTGDLATARTVFTDAARVAEQPPTLGDLRARALTNAAGIADELGDHLGAVPAFREALRWWEATGNPASDGLRAGALINLSQALQHLGDLDAAQTALESARKIILDAAPSPGVDHAELMLSCLVSLTAVARHQRRLSDAGELARQSLEVAGRIAPHRTGYPLMNLAAVHEETGQWDLAQDFAHQALAAFEAAGDRVAVAENQLSLAIMYIRWNRFADAEAQLVPAQRFFNAAGMDHYLAMCTKMSAYLLASAGEHSRANELFHRSRSLFENTGAVVEAAEVRLSLALVAAAQGRYLDAEGLHDEAYAVYAERGLSLACAQLDFRRALFLEQQAVAQPHSAATLLPRALDLAIPAALAIDAVRFTLTDGRRRAQWQRIVAEPAWELAFRLAATVGDVRLVAELVETQCAGTPLAGTGTPEAIEPVLPMALLDATPPSDRGPADADATRQAGAFHLGAALADYAAGFGLAVAPPPRLAMTPSNVVALAHHLGMAEDRYGVEIREARVIPTW; from the coding sequence GTGCACTCGCCGACGACTCCCGATGACGACCTCCCGGAGTTCCACAGCCGGCGCGTCGACCACCCGACGCCGAGCAAGGACCGACCCTCTCAGGCGGCTGTCGCAGGCCCGGACCCATTCGGTGAGAAGGCCGTCGATCCCGCCCGCTACCAACGGATCGCCGACCTGTTGGCGAGGGGTGCCGAGCTGGCGGGGACCGGGGACCTCGCGACGGCCCGGACCGTGTTCACCGACGCCGCCCGAGTGGCCGAGCAGCCGCCAACGCTGGGAGATCTGCGCGCCCGCGCATTGACCAATGCGGCGGGCATCGCCGACGAACTGGGCGACCACCTCGGCGCCGTCCCCGCCTTCCGGGAGGCGTTGCGGTGGTGGGAGGCCACCGGGAACCCCGCGTCGGACGGCTTACGCGCAGGCGCGTTGATCAACCTGTCCCAAGCCCTGCAGCATCTCGGTGACCTCGACGCGGCGCAGACAGCGCTGGAATCGGCCCGGAAGATCATCCTCGACGCCGCGCCCAGCCCCGGCGTCGACCACGCCGAGTTGATGCTGTCCTGTCTGGTCTCGCTCACGGCGGTCGCCCGACATCAACGCCGCCTCTCCGACGCGGGCGAGTTGGCCAGACAATCCCTGGAGGTGGCCGGGCGAATCGCCCCGCACCGCACCGGATATCCGCTGATGAACCTAGCGGCCGTCCACGAGGAGACGGGCCAGTGGGACCTCGCCCAGGATTTCGCCCACCAGGCACTCGCGGCTTTCGAGGCCGCGGGCGACCGAGTCGCCGTGGCGGAGAACCAGCTGAGCCTCGCGATCATGTACATCCGTTGGAATCGATTCGCCGACGCCGAGGCCCAACTGGTTCCCGCGCAGCGTTTCTTCAACGCGGCGGGGATGGATCACTACCTCGCGATGTGCACGAAGATGAGCGCCTATCTCCTTGCCTCGGCAGGGGAACACTCGCGGGCCAACGAACTCTTCCACCGGAGTCGGTCGCTGTTCGAGAACACCGGGGCGGTGGTCGAGGCAGCGGAGGTCCGGTTATCGTTGGCGCTGGTCGCTGCGGCGCAGGGTCGTTATCTGGACGCGGAAGGACTTCACGACGAGGCATACGCGGTGTATGCGGAACGCGGGTTGAGCCTGGCCTGTGCCCAGCTCGACTTCCGGAGGGCGCTGTTCCTCGAACAACAAGCGGTGGCGCAACCGCATTCGGCCGCCACACTGCTGCCCAGGGCATTGGACCTGGCTATCCCCGCCGCACTGGCCATCGACGCGGTGCGATTCACCCTCACCGATGGTCGCCGACGCGCGCAATGGCAGCGCATCGTCGCCGAACCGGCCTGGGAGCTGGCCTTCCGGCTGGCCGCGACGGTCGGCGACGTGCGGTTGGTCGCGGAGCTGGTCGAGACGCAGTGTGCGGGCACGCCGTTGGCCGGCACCGGAACCCCGGAAGCGATCGAGCCGGTACTACCGATGGCCCTGCTCGATGCGACGCCCCCATCCGATCGAGGCCCCGCCGATGCCGACGCGACCCGACAGGCCGGGGCGTTCCACCTCGGCGCTGCGCTGGCCGACTACGCCGCCGGATTCGGCCTCGCTGTCGCCCCGCCGCCGAGGCTGGCGATGACGCCGTCGAACGTCGTGGCACTGGCACACCACCTCGGGATGGCCGAGGACCGCTACGGGGTCGAGATCAGGGAGGCTCGGGTGATCCCGACATGGTGA